From the Vanessa cardui chromosome 8, ilVanCard2.1, whole genome shotgun sequence genome, the window AAAATCACATCAGCGGTATgaagtttgtaaataaatagtgCTAACTCGCCTGTACCTATTTTCGTCATATAAAGTAGGCGGAGAGTACGCAACTTCGAGAAATAAGATGTCATATCTGTAATCACACTGGCTCACGGACCATAAAATGACTTGGAACagaacaataataagtattccTTTTAGTGATAGAATATGTCATGAATGAGAGTGGTGACGAGGTGGTTTTGCACAAAGCCTAGCTTATCACCAAGCATAAAACAAGTGAAGCTGTTTGTTCTGAGCCTTAACACAGCGAATGAACGATATCATTCGAATTATGAAACACCGTATGCACTTTTATTCACGCACTTACTTGTGCTCTTTTACACCTGCACAGTTCTGCTAAAAATTGTCCAATAGACTCACTTCGAAGAACATCATGTAGAGTATGAAATGATTAGTTTaacttaaattgtaatttttcaatttgaattgaaaaattCCCAATACTTATTATCGATAGTATTGggaattttaaatgaactatAATTTAAGACTTAAAGTGACATTCCAGTAAGATGAATAAAGcggcatttaatatatttacaatattatgcaGCTTACATAAAGACCTTGTTGAGAAATAGAGGCCCGACTCAACAACTTGTTCTAGATTTGACTTTAATTAAAACTCGTTTTATGAAGCATAAAaaactcattaaaatattatatttttataaagtaatattatctcTATTCACGTATATCCTTTACGTTATgtaatgtttgtttaaaaataatatgttttcgatttttaatattgagtttaAGTTGTTTAGAAGCTTTTTACATAGCATTTAAATCGACGCATCgatctttaatatatatgtaatttcaattttgttttatatattttttcggtCAAAATTATGGCTttagtcatttttttatattttagtggactttatatatcaaaacgcaagccaatttttgatttaacaaagatttaatataagAGAGCGGAAAAATGTTATtggccggttagagagcggTATTACAGatctataagaaaaaaaaattgaaaaacgtaaacaaaaaaaaaattgctatcGACAAACTCCAATTGAAACGAATCATGAATGACTCTAtactatttgacattaaatcaaatttaataaaggtTTCGTTACTTTGGCGCCAAGATAAGTGACTTGCAgctacaattaaatgaaattaaaacaaaacctgtGTTACGTAATTCCTAAaaatcataatgttgtcttagattttcgcgattattacacattgaaataaaactagttttaacggatttaaatcgcgtatattaattatttttatcatcatattgttagtagttgtaaataatatttcttttgtacttcaaatagacaaatgtcacctcagtctacccgtgaccacgaacggtgtaaagtgctcgaaacgtcgggatgataaaaataattaatatacgcgatttaaatccgtcaaaactagttttatttcaattccttaaaatcttttgaataaacgcgaagtttcacGGGAGCCGCActactcattattattattatcaatcatgaaatatttaaacctcAGTTGCAAGAGTctgatttattacttttatttttagcctttttatataaaaaattacagcatataaaatatattcataaaaatgtaactactatatattttaatatattacattaaaaatatatatacttcacGCCTCGTGTTTAATTATCACATTccattattacaaaaaaaaatgaatataagtgTTTCCGCTACGAATCGCCAGTACGAAACAAGTGCCCAATCTTCTTTAGAATGTAGCCATACACAAAACAATGTTCGCTTCTATTTTACGGTCTGACTGGTCGAGATACGAAACAAAGCACATTTACCTAAATAACTTACGTTTCCGTCGCGTAGAGAACAAGGCTTGCAAGGTTTTAgtaaattgttacttttttgtattgtaaCTAAATTGTCATAAAGAAGAAGTATTAAACAACATCGTTATAAATGAACATTacactgtttttattataacgtgTTTCAAGAGTTTCTTTTCTCTTTAAGATTACAATTTTAGTTGACATGTTCTATTCGCAAGCCTTTTTGCCAATGGATTTATCAGGTTTTTAAAGTACCTACAAATTCCAGAAATCAACAACCCTCTTTCCAAATTTgggcaatttaaaataaagccaGTATAATATTCATTACCTATAATAATAGAGGTAAGAGGATACTCTGAGGAGGCCTGCATTTATCGAAGTGTCATTTCACAAGCCCATTTAAGACAATATATATTCGTGTACTGTTATGTAATTATGCTATAGATCAAACAATATAACCTACTAAAAAATCTTTAGTTAATTCTTCATAAAGTAAGTTGTTCAAAAATGCTCCGTCGAGTTTCATTTGCGTGAAAtgtacttttgttttttataaatatccttAATCTTCATAAATACTTACGCTAGAATGTTTTTTTAGTCGGATTAGTAAATCTTGAGATTTTTGCGTTTGAACGaacaaactcttcagctttatattaaagtaggtcctatatttattgtacttcactattttctttattataaattatctcaTTGATCAAAATATATCACGCAATCCTTAACTATACTATTTAACAGTTAATTAAGGTAGTCGTGTAGTATGAATAATACTACTAATTAAGTGTTACAAATATACCGCTGCTACAAAATAACGAAACAAGTCCACTAACGAAATATTTACCTAAGTTTTAATTAGCCTTAGCTgcgtataattaaatattgtgaaTACCGTTTGTGAGGTTAggttatttttgaatattttcaacgAGAgttctttgacgacctccgtggtcgagtggtgtgtacaccgggtttcatgggtacgccactccgaggtcccgggttcgattcccggccgagtcaatgtagattatcattagttttctatgttgttttgagtctgggtgtttgtggtatcttcgttacttctaattttccataacacaagtgctttaggtacttacattgggatcaaagtaatgtatgtgatgttgtcgcatatttaaattaagttatctCTACAATAATAAGTGACAATCCCCTCTTAAGCCGTTTTTCAGATGTGCTTAAAACTCAGGTTCACACGACACCAATATGGTCAAGTCATAGaccattgaaaaataaatattagcaaAAAGCAGATTAAAATGCCAACACCACCAATTTTCCAgtgtgaaatttttaataattgaaactcATCAAGCTCTGCAGTTGAGAATCACATCGAGAGAAATACTTCAGATACagcgttataatatttttctcaacagccaaaacaattaataaacattttttttacagtgCTAAAGACTCAAGAGCAAAACTCTTTGAAAGATGGCCGCGAGAAGAAACCACAGTCTGTTCGAGATCTCCTCAAAACGGGATCTTGCATTCCTCCACCATTCAGATGTCCACATCCAAAAATGCAATATTATCTTTACACAAGGTTTGTAatccaatattttatattaataatatgaggaATAATATGGCGAATGTGAAAAGAAATCGTGACTTATCGTTATAATCGTCAATGCCATTAAGTCTCCATAATATACTGAACTATTTCCTAAGGACAAACTTGAAACCCAACTATGAACATTATCAGATCTACTATCACTGTTAGTCAGTTCTTGACATTTCGAGTTACTCAGTACGTACTAAATagcaatagcctgtaaatttccacatGCTGGGTAAAGGCtaggcctttgaggagaaggtttggagtatattccaccacgctgctccaatgcgggtgggtTCCTGAATttacatgaggcagaatttctttgaaattatacacatgcaggttcctcgCGATATTATCATACACCTGGGTTTGACCGCGcagtcattggttaagatatACGAGTTCAAACAACTGGGCCAGCTCGCCCCAAGTACGTACTCACACTCCTTTAATAGACGCACTCttcattcaaacaaaaatatataatgcatATAGAAATGATCAGTATTGTGCCACAAGTAATAGCAACACAACCTTCTCGTGAACTCTTGAGGTGCTATTTGAGGCACTGAAGTGTAAATACTACCAACtggcatacaacaacaacaacaccagccTGCAAATtaccactgttgggctaaaggcctcctctccctttgaggagaaggtttggaacatattccaccacgctgttccaatgcaggttggtggaatacacatgtggcagaatttctatgaaatttgtcacatgcaggtttcctcacgatgtcttccttcaccgccgagcacgagatgaattataaagacaaattaagcacatgaatcagcggtgcttgcctgggtttgaacccgcaatcatcggttaagatgcaacgcgttctaaccactgggccatctcgactcgttatGCCAGTTATCGTGCTGATAACTGGCATACCCCAGGCTATTTctgttattatatacatattcaatatGGACGTCATAATAATTGTGacgtaatcaaaatatatttgaacttCGAATacacaaatgaataaataattatagtacgacacaacttagatgtcgcatcggcaaaattcgtaaaaccgatcacatccgaattgagtacgctctcccaaattatcagtatttatttctcatgcgaatatgatctttgaacaaacgtaataacttgtaatattacatgacctaatatattcgtcaatttgacgcttcgatttacatgcacttgctttctctgacgcgtgaatctatagcgacgaatagcgtcgagtggcgcgatagggagctacttctattggttgtgtaaatcggcagttatcgattttattttcactccattgcattttccgatgctacatccaatttgtgtcgtactatatctgaTTGCTAAATTCTTCTTCGtataatggaaataaatattatgaatataaattaaattaatattaataatcaagaatacagacatatttaaaattttccattcttagtgtttaaattaaaaaaaacgctaaacatgatatttacataaaacctcgattaaatgtttaattgaaGGTCGATACTTTATTTCTCACTTTGTTTCAGATCGACTCAAGAGAAAGGCGAGTTAATAAACACACTCGACAATGATTCGCTgacatattcaaaatttaacaagaaacATCCGACCAAGATCGTCGTTCATGGTTTCGGGGGTGGCAGAAACCTGTCCCCGAGTACTGATATGAGAGAAGCGTATTTCAAACTAggaaactataatattatcatcGTTGATTATGGAACTCTTGTGAAGGAACCTTGCCTCAGTCaggttgatatttcttaatttaactaagtatattaagtatttggtggaagggctttgtggaAACCTAACTGGGTAGGTATCTTCCATCGGCCATCcattcagatattctaccgctaattTAAACAgcagtcaaaaatcaaaatcaaaataaactttattcaagtggacttttacaagcacttttgaatcgtcatttaacaattaagtgaagctaccaccggttcggaaagtagattctaccgagaagaaccggcaagaaactcagtagttactctttttcaacatttaaaataatacagtcatgttagttaatacaattatttaaattaatatatcctgcctggaagtcaataggtactcagtattgttgtgttctggtttgaaggatgagtgagccattgtaactacagacacaataTATTctttcttagttcccaagattggtggcataTTGGTGATAGAAGGagaggttaatatttcttactaccACCACCCACCCTACCACTTACCCTTAGATAGCTTCTTTGCTACCCAATCTCCTCAAAATTTTGAATAGACCAATACATGAGACAACTCTGATATTATGTTAACGTAGCTCAAAATAAAAGTGGCATTTTATACATTCGATACTTAAAACAAAGTAactactttgtttttttatgtttcgttTGATTACTGTTAAATAACTATTAAGCAGTAATAAAAAGACAACAttgaatattctttattgtacaccgtGCAAGAAAATGACGAAAATCACATTTAAATAGTCttgaataatttcaatttggTCCGTATTATAATAGTGAATAATGTCCTTATAATATCGTCACTATATATTTgttgaaatataattgtagtGTAGAATATCTTATGCATGTATCTTAATCCTAAATTAAGACATTACGGCTGCATTATTGCGGTAGCGTTTGTGGTTACTGAAATAGCTCCTAGAAGGTTGgactaaagtaataaatttgtcaacatctgaaataaataatgttgttgCATCTGATTACAATTATTGAATGGttgacttttttcttttgatattttttatttatctattcccGAACATGGTGtaaatagtatttgtatttatgagtGTATTTGctatacataattgtatatgtaatttaGGAATGAAGCTAATTTCtccttattttaatagaaaataatattaacaaatagttagcaaaaaaaaaatcaatttatatttaaactttttattcaacgccttttttatttccttaatcgaaaagaggttttataaataaactaaataagtcatttaatcaattatattctaataaacagatatgttatacccatactaaacaacagaaaaaagtgtgccgagccggggaccgtttattttacatttcgttacaagtaaaaaggatagcttgataaaaccataagtaaaagggataacaagatcttttaattacgcaaaacgtattactacataattattatatattataacgtattactggcataattatgataaaaacgactaaaggcaaacgtcccaattaggacgttttctagtcttcactttttgcgcgttaatgacatatctgtttactaaaacatcattgcatTTAATGTAAGACtaccttttaaattatttatgtatatgatattgTTTTAGATAGAATGGGCTCCTCGATTCGCCAGTATGTGCATAACTCAGCTGGTGGAGTACTTACAGTACCATCCTATCAAGTCAGTACCGCCGGAGAAGATACATACCATTGGCTACAGCGTTGGCGCACACATACTTGGCCTTGTTGCAAATCACTTATCTGAAGGAAAACTTGGCCGAATAACTGGTACTTACTACttttctatttcaataaataacacgtctaattaaaaatatatcagatgCCCTGAGAATCAATAGTCAATCAAaacatatcattatattttaacgttTCTGAAATTACAAAATCTGTGCACAAGTCTTAACTACTAAGGAAGAGGTTTCAGAAACAAGAAGAACTTCAATAGTAAGGAGTTTTAGTTTGCATATAATGTTGCCTTAAAAGATATGTAATATCAaatgttttttcaatatatcGTTTGTTTTGGTTTAATACAGCATCGCTTGgataacaaaatattcttaGGCAAACttcaattaatgtaatatatttagaataattaattacgtaTAATTTGTTACGTGATCCTTAACTCTGCTATGCAAAATGCCAAGGTTATATATCAGGGGCGAACTTCCTGTTGGCAATAATAGTAATAAGCGATTATTATCAGATGTTTGTAACTAAAAAATCAAGACCGTAACTAGTTCTATAAGACACGAAGATATCACAAGGCTATACACAAAGACCGTTAAAAATTTCAGTGATAAAACATGCTCTGGCAATCTTACGAATAATTGTAAAGTATcacctatacatataataaaattggagtgtctgtttttaatattaaagtagccttttttcactcaatgcatatgtatgtatacacggtacatataccaaaataacatttttttacaatttttgtctatatgtCCTTTTGTTCTGGGTAATCTCTggactgatataataaggagtaacttaggttacaatattttttttttttgttaaattcaaacgttacgaggtcgcgggcacagttagtTTGATAAAACTGTTTTCGTTTCAGGTCTTGATCCAACAATATTCTTCTACATGGGCAATAATAGATCACGTGACCTCGATTATACGGACGCCCTCTTTGTGGATATCTTGCACACAGGCGCGGGAATCCTCGGCCAGTGGGGTCCAAACGGCCACGCAGATTTCTACGTCAATGGTGGTTCCAGTCAGCCAGGATGCGCACATGATACTATATTCCGTAAGATgttaattattgttgtatttattaatatcacaataactatttataaattgccAGTACTCAgtagaaagttattttaattattcagttattttgttaaagtatagcatttattcaaatttcgatGTCAGGCATATTAAATCATCATACTGTTTTTGTAAGTATgttagtacttttttattttttgtcattacCTCGCATACGTCGAGAACAAATATGATTGTGAACACAGAACCGGATTAATTTGACGCATAATTATGCAGCTTGAACttgattaagattttattttaatcgatcGAACAGGTCCGTTTTTTTGCAGAATAAAAAATTGCACAAAAGTCGaggttattatataagttatattaaaggaggagaaaaaaatacagaaatggACGACAATCATTGtccataattgttttataacaaataataataacgaactggataaaaaaatacccaataacatattaaattgttcTCGAGACAAAAGGAATTATGAGGacgaatttatatatagatataatatactttatagataatattttatattataatacccaGCAAGAACTGAAtcggtataaaattaaatattcggtTAAAGCGCCATCTATGTTTTACCACTGGAACAATAATGGCAACTCTACAGATAATATGAATGAAGGGTCGGTTAACTTATGCGGTTACTTGTATGTGTACCGGTAGCTTATAACTTAACAAGTATACAATAGATGTCGCTGtactactttaaatattttaaagttcattttatcattaaataaattgagcaGATTCAGATACTGATACAGATTGGTAAAtagatattactttttattttaagtttttatttcctACCTTAAATTTGATGTAGAGTACaatgaaataatgttattcattcaaattattaaaaaatgcccTTGccgaatttaaatgtaatacatataatcaatgatattctaataaacagatatgttatatccatactaaacaacagaaaaaagtgtgccgcgtcggggaccgtttattttagtttatttttacatttcgttaaaagtaaaaaggtataactagatgttttaattacgtaaaacgtattactacgtaattatgatgtattatagcgtattactacgtaaatcGACTAagggaaaacgtcccaattaggacgttttctagtcttcactttttgcgcgtcaataacatatctgtttactacaacatcattgcatataataatatactattccGTCtagagtgttttattttattaaaacgaaactTTTATCAATGTACATACACTGATAAAAGTTTCGTGCTATCCAAAATGCTATTAAAGTCgcaaaataatcaatatcatTGTTTTCCAGAAACTCTCTCATGCGACCACACAAAAGTAACACCATACTTCATAGAGTCTATCAACAGTCGGGTTGGTTTCTGGGCGGGCCCCTGTCCCAATCTCTTCTCTTATTTAATCGGCTGGTGTGAACCCAAGGACACGGAGTACGTGCTCATGGGAGAACACGTCACGCATAAGTAAGTATAAAGTAAAGAGCaaaacattcataaaatatacttgaataGGGACATCGAACGCTACCATATGTAATTTAGACATTGTAGCTTGTTTACAAAAGTATGGTAACTTATGTTGCATCTTATCATTACTTGATCTTGTCTATGAGGAGGAAAGAGGTTTTATAGGACTTAATTTAATGAgccaatattatatatgatcaAATAAACTTCTTGAAGTGAAGTTCGATCATTATTATATGAGTCGCTTCATTCGAAGATACAATTAACTAAGtagtacttttaataaatttttcataattactaATGAAATTACTGTTtttcgacctccatggtcgagtgatgtgtacaccggtttaatgggtacgccgctcctaggccccgggttcgattcccggccgagtcgatatagataatcattagttttctatgttgtcttgggtctgcgtgtttttggtaccgtcgtaacttctgattttccataacacaagtgctttagctacttacattgggatcagagtaatgtacgtgatgttgtctcatatttatttattacttactaaattatattgcaATGAGATTCTATAATCCGCATAATTATTTgctaccaatatttttttatagtataagaaAAGGTACGTATAAAGGAGTGACGAATAACTTTTCTTTTTCAGTGCCAGAGGAGTGTATTACGTCACCACAAACGCAAATCCTCCCTACGCTCGAGGCTTCCCGGGAAAGAACCGAAAACTCAGATCAGTGACTCCGTACAGTTGATTCAAACGTAACAGAATACATGGGTTTGGGACTTTCTGATAGATAGATATTAAATTTCTTCTTAGTAGATTTTATTTCCTACCTCAAACGTGTTGTAGAGTTCATTGATAAGTTTACGCACACATTACAACATCGCATACTCATACTTCCGATGTATTAAGCGTCCTTTAAATGGCAAATAAACTTTgggttattaaatattatggagTATGATCCGTAGTAGGCTACCTGAAACTGAAACAGATCTAGGACAAATAATCTTAGGGGCAAATTAGGTGTAAAGAGAGAgcattaaattacttaaatttttttattttttattactaaaatttccAGAATAGTGATGACAATTGCACACAGTGACTGTAAGTAACTGTTgtatacaatgatattctaatgaacagatatgttatacccgtACTAAACATCaggaaaaaagtgtgccgcgccggggaccgtttacttttacatttcg encodes:
- the LOC124531906 gene encoding phospholipase A1 member A-like, whose product is MVTDAQWLLILGITVLQFSVLKTQEQNSLKDGREKKPQSVRDLLKTGSCIPPPFRCPHPKMQYYLYTRSTQEKGELINTLDNDSLTYSKFNKKHPTKIVVHGFGGGRNLSPSTDMREAYFKLGNYNIIIVDYGTLVKEPCLSQIEWAPRFASMCITQLVEYLQYHPIKSVPPEKIHTIGYSVGAHILGLVANHLSEGKLGRITGLDPTIFFYMGNNRSRDLDYTDALFVDILHTGAGILGQWGPNGHADFYVNGGSSQPGCAHDTIFQTLSCDHTKVTPYFIESINSRVGFWAGPCPNLFSYLIGWCEPKDTEYVLMGEHVTHNARGVYYVTTNANPPYARGFPGKNRKLRSVTPYS